In Deltaproteobacteria bacterium, the following are encoded in one genomic region:
- the argH gene encoding argininosuccinate lyase → MKNKAWAGRFVEAANPIMEAFTSSLAFDKRLALYDIRGSLAHCRMLVKQNILTSAEGEKIVKGLESVRRELERQSFAFLPSDEDIHMAIERRLTEKIGPLGGKLHTARSRNDQVLLDVRLYLRDEIASIRQLLSALRTQLARLADRHADVVMPGYTHLQRAQPVLLAHHLLAYFDMLGRDEERLQQCRERVNVLPLGAGALAGTTLPIDRHYVAHLLDFPRVSENSLDTVADRDFLIEFLAHCAILCMHLSRLAEELVLWASGEFGFIELPDAFATGSSMMPQKKNPDVPELVRGKTGRVYGNLFAVLTILKGLPLSYNRDLQEDKEPLFDTVDTVKGCLAVLEAMLPQLVFREDRLREAALGGFTLATDVADYLVEKGLPFRKAHEAVGAVVRWCLAEQKGLEQLTLDEWRRFSELFTEDILPRLTLESAVDRRRSYGGTARTEVRRRLKAINV, encoded by the coding sequence ATGAAGAACAAAGCCTGGGCCGGCCGCTTCGTGGAAGCCGCCAATCCCATCATGGAGGCGTTCACCTCGTCGCTCGCCTTCGATAAGCGCCTGGCTTTGTACGATATTCGCGGCAGCCTCGCGCATTGCCGCATGTTGGTGAAGCAGAATATCTTGACCTCCGCCGAAGGAGAAAAGATCGTCAAAGGGCTAGAGAGCGTGCGACGTGAACTCGAACGTCAGAGTTTTGCCTTCCTCCCTTCCGACGAAGATATTCACATGGCGATCGAGCGGCGACTGACCGAGAAAATCGGTCCGCTCGGCGGCAAGCTACACACCGCTCGCAGCCGTAACGATCAGGTGCTGCTCGACGTGCGCCTGTATCTCCGCGACGAGATCGCTTCCATTCGGCAATTGCTGAGTGCCTTGCGGACGCAGCTCGCACGTCTGGCCGATCGCCATGCCGACGTGGTGATGCCTGGGTACACGCATCTTCAACGCGCGCAACCCGTGCTCTTGGCGCATCATCTCTTGGCCTACTTCGACATGCTTGGGCGCGATGAGGAACGCTTGCAACAGTGCCGCGAGCGCGTCAATGTACTGCCGCTCGGTGCCGGTGCACTCGCCGGCACGACGCTGCCGATCGATCGCCATTATGTCGCGCACCTCTTGGATTTTCCCCGCGTCAGCGAGAACAGCCTAGACACCGTGGCGGATCGCGATTTTTTGATCGAGTTTCTCGCGCACTGCGCAATTCTTTGTATGCATCTCAGCCGCCTCGCCGAGGAACTGGTGCTGTGGGCGAGCGGCGAGTTCGGATTCATCGAGTTGCCCGACGCGTTTGCCACTGGCAGTTCGATGATGCCGCAGAAGAAGAATCCCGATGTCCCCGAGCTGGTGCGCGGCAAAACCGGGCGCGTCTACGGCAATCTTTTCGCTGTGCTGACCATATTAAAAGGCTTGCCGCTCTCGTATAATCGCGATCTGCAAGAGGACAAGGAGCCGCTCTTCGACACCGTGGACACGGTGAAAGGCTGCCTCGCTGTGCTTGAGGCCATGCTCCCGCAGTTGGTGTTCAGGGAGGATCGCTTGCGCGAGGCGGCGTTAGGTGGGTTCACCTTGGCGACCGATGTCGCGGATTATCTAGTCGAAAAAGGACTGCCGTTTCGTAAAGCGCACGAAGCGGTGGGTGCGGTGGTCCGCTGGTGCCTCGCGGAGCAGAAGGGGTTGGAGCAACTGACCCTCGATGAGTGGCGGCGGTTTTCGGAGTTGTTCACGGAAGACATTCTGCCGCGCCTGACTCTGGAGTCGGCAGTGGATCGCCGACGTTCCTACGGCGGCACGGCTCGGACGGAAGTACGGCGACGCTTGAAAGCGATAAATGTGTGA
- a CDS encoding diaminopimelate epimerase, with protein MPFTKMHGISNDYVYVNAFVTEVSNPPEAARKVSDRRTGIGGDGLILIRPSETVHARMEMYNADGSRGAMCGNGIRCVGKFVFEHGLVKANPLKIDTDSGVKVLFLELKDDKVVRVTVDMGEPILDGPNIPVAAPGRVIDQPLAVDGKSYQVTCVSMGNPHCVTFVDVVEPLELEKIGPKFEHHAFFPNRVNTEFIQVVSPTELNMRVWERGSGETWACGTGACAAAVAAILNKKAGRRVTIHLRGGDLEIEWREEDNHVYMTGPAEEVFEGTIEI; from the coding sequence CTGCCGTTTACCAAGATGCATGGCATTAGCAACGACTATGTCTACGTGAATGCTTTTGTCACCGAGGTTTCTAATCCGCCGGAAGCGGCGCGGAAAGTGAGCGACCGGCGCACGGGAATCGGCGGCGATGGGTTGATCCTCATTCGCCCTTCCGAAACGGTGCACGCACGCATGGAGATGTATAACGCCGACGGCAGCCGGGGGGCGATGTGCGGCAACGGCATTCGCTGCGTGGGGAAATTCGTGTTCGAGCATGGATTAGTGAAAGCGAATCCCCTCAAGATCGATACGGATTCTGGGGTGAAGGTGCTGTTTCTGGAGCTGAAAGACGACAAGGTTGTGCGCGTGACTGTGGATATGGGCGAGCCGATTCTCGATGGGCCGAACATTCCTGTCGCCGCACCTGGACGAGTGATCGATCAGCCACTTGCAGTTGACGGCAAATCGTATCAAGTGACCTGTGTTTCGATGGGCAACCCGCATTGCGTGACCTTTGTCGATGTCGTCGAGCCGTTGGAATTGGAAAAAATTGGACCGAAGTTCGAGCACCATGCGTTTTTCCCCAATCGGGTGAATACCGAATTCATTCAGGTAGTCAGTCCAACCGAGCTGAACATGCGAGTGTGGGAGCGCGGTTCCGGCGAGACCTGGGCCTGTGGCACGGGTGCCTGCGCCGCTGCCGTGGCTGCCATCCTCAATAAGAAAGCCGGACGGCGCGTGACCATTCATCTCCGTGGCGGCGACCTGGAAATCGAATGGCGGGAAGAGGATAATCACGTCTACATGACCGGCCCCGCCGAAGAAGTATTCGAGGGGACGATCGAAATCTGA
- a CDS encoding 4-hydroxy-tetrahydrodipicolinate synthase encodes MFAGSFVALITPFKNGRVDESRLANLIEWHIHSGTHGIVPCGTTGESATLSHEEHTHVIKFVVAQVKKRIPVVAGTGSNSTTEAIRLTREAREVGADGALMISPYYNRPTQEGIYQHYKAVAQAVPGFPIVFYNIPGRTGSNIEPSTMARMAEIDNIVGVKEAAGSIDQVLNILDACGNKLAILSGEDSLTFSMMSLGGKGVISTAANVVPREMATLANLCLSKQYEQAAALQLRLLPLIRSLFIETNPIPLKTALAWMGKCELELRLPLVTMGEGNAAKLNAALKNFGLI; translated from the coding sequence ATGTTTGCAGGATCGTTCGTAGCGCTGATCACGCCCTTCAAAAACGGGCGGGTGGATGAGAGCCGCCTTGCTAACTTGATCGAGTGGCATATTCACAGTGGGACGCACGGCATCGTACCGTGCGGGACAACCGGGGAGTCCGCGACACTGTCCCACGAAGAACATACGCACGTCATCAAGTTCGTCGTCGCTCAGGTCAAGAAACGCATCCCGGTCGTGGCGGGCACCGGGTCCAACTCGACGACTGAGGCGATTCGCTTGACGCGTGAGGCCCGCGAGGTTGGGGCTGACGGCGCGCTGATGATTTCCCCCTACTACAACCGCCCTACTCAAGAAGGCATTTACCAGCATTACAAGGCGGTCGCCCAAGCGGTTCCCGGGTTTCCCATCGTTTTCTACAACATCCCTGGGCGCACAGGCTCGAACATCGAGCCGAGCACGATGGCGCGCATGGCGGAGATCGACAATATCGTCGGCGTGAAAGAAGCCGCTGGTTCCATCGACCAAGTCTTAAACATCTTAGATGCGTGTGGAAACAAGTTAGCGATCCTCTCCGGCGAGGATTCCCTGACCTTCTCCATGATGAGCCTCGGCGGGAAAGGGGTCATCAGCACGGCGGCGAATGTCGTCCCCCGTGAAATGGCCACTCTTGCCAATCTGTGTCTGAGCAAACAGTACGAACAAGCGGCAGCGTTGCAACTGCGATTGCTTCCTTTGATCCGATCCCTCTTCATCGAAACCAATCCGATTCCGCTGAAAACTGCCCTGGCTTGGATGGGCAAGTGCGAGTTGGAGTTGCGTTTGCCCTTGGTGACGATGGGTGAGGGAAACGCTGCCAAGCTGAATGCGGCGCTGAAGAATTTTGGTTTGATCTAA
- a CDS encoding 4-hydroxy-tetrahydrodipicolinate reductase produces MSANVIVCGAAGRMGKILVSLVQGHPEARLVGAIEAPGHPALGKDAGDVAGLGPIGVPVTSDYAALAAADTVTLDFTMPEAALAHLRVAVAQHAAIVIGTTGFSAEQRAETETLAPQTRSLIAANMSIGVNVLLKIVADVAKILQDGFDPEIFEIHHRFKVDAPSGTALALGRAIATAQGKDFDRQAKLARQGITGQRTDEEIGIVALRGGDAVGDHTVVFAGFGERLEFTHRAQSRECLARGAVRAALWLPQQPLGRYGMKDVLGL; encoded by the coding sequence ATGAGCGCCAATGTGATTGTGTGTGGGGCGGCTGGCCGCATGGGAAAAATCCTGGTCAGTCTCGTGCAGGGACATCCTGAGGCGCGTCTTGTCGGTGCCATCGAGGCTCCCGGACATCCTGCCCTGGGGAAAGATGCTGGAGACGTGGCCGGTCTTGGACCGATTGGCGTGCCGGTGACCAGTGACTATGCCGCGTTAGCGGCTGCCGATACCGTGACGCTTGATTTCACTATGCCGGAAGCGGCGTTGGCGCATTTGCGCGTGGCGGTGGCGCAACACGCCGCCATTGTCATCGGTACCACCGGATTCTCCGCCGAGCAACGTGCTGAGACCGAAACGCTAGCGCCGCAAACCCGCTCGCTCATCGCCGCGAACATGAGCATCGGCGTAAACGTATTGCTGAAAATTGTGGCCGATGTAGCTAAGATTCTGCAAGATGGATTCGATCCAGAAATTTTCGAGATCCACCACCGCTTCAAGGTCGATGCGCCGAGCGGCACCGCCTTGGCGTTGGGACGAGCTATCGCTACCGCGCAAGGCAAAGACTTCGACCGCCAAGCCAAGCTGGCACGGCAAGGCATCACCGGCCAGCGCACGGACGAAGAGATTGGCATCGTTGCCTTACGCGGCGGTGATGCGGTTGGCGATCATACCGTCGTCTTTGCCGGGTTTGGAGAGCGTTTGGAATTCACCCATCGTGCCCAGAGCCGCGAGTGTCTCGCGCGCGGTGCCGTGCGTGCCGCTTTGTGGCTGCCTCAGCAGCCGCTGGGGCGGTATGGGATGAAAGACGTGTTGGGTCTCTAA
- a CDS encoding nuclear transport factor 2 family protein, with product MTPEEQLIQRYFDAFNRHDIEGVMVCFHDDPVIVDAEGRRFAGREEVRRSYETSFALFPDGRCDLRSCTGNDGRGMAESLFHGTRPREGKIVEAVGAEVLEIADGRIKEIRDYHRPLPTKAA from the coding sequence ATGACCCCAGAAGAACAACTCATTCAGCGTTACTTTGATGCATTCAACCGCCACGACATTGAGGGTGTAATGGTCTGCTTTCACGACGACCCTGTGATTGTGGATGCCGAAGGCAGACGCTTTGCGGGCCGAGAAGAGGTACGGCGCTCGTACGAGACCAGCTTTGCGCTCTTTCCTGACGGGCGTTGCGACCTGCGGTCGTGCACCGGCAATGACGGCCGGGGGATGGCGGAATCGCTGTTTCACGGCACCCGTCCGCGAGAAGGAAAGATCGTGGAGGCGGTCGGGGCCGAGGTCCTGGAAATCGCGGACGGCAGGATCAAAGAAATCCGCGATTACCACCGGCCTCTCCCGACAAAAGCCGCGTAA
- a CDS encoding PhnD/SsuA/transferrin family substrate-binding protein yields the protein MQEHLYTKGIVKIGIVAYAPKVVTIWEGIKEYLRGQDFNADWILYSNYPALVEALVAGHVDIAWNTPLAYLQAKEKLGGQCQVLAMRDTDVGFTTVFITQTDSSIRSLRDLKGKRFALASRDSSHTAILPLYFLHQNGIHPDKDLTVLRFDTDVGKHGDTGTSEEEVIRAVLNREADAGALGKATWDAYVAAGRIDPQKLRIFWTSPGYCHCNFTARADFPAELAQRFTQAILAMDYQQPEQKRIMDLEGLTRWIPGRTEGYHELEEEARELGMLS from the coding sequence ATGCAAGAGCATCTGTACACCAAAGGCATCGTCAAGATTGGCATCGTGGCCTATGCGCCGAAGGTGGTCACCATCTGGGAAGGGATAAAAGAGTACTTACGCGGCCAGGACTTCAACGCCGATTGGATCTTATATTCCAACTATCCGGCCTTAGTCGAGGCGCTGGTGGCCGGGCACGTCGATATCGCATGGAACACCCCGCTCGCCTATCTCCAAGCAAAGGAAAAGCTCGGTGGGCAGTGTCAGGTGCTCGCGATGCGGGACACAGATGTGGGCTTTACGACGGTGTTCATCACGCAAACCGATTCGTCTATCCGCTCCCTCCGAGACCTCAAAGGGAAGCGGTTTGCTTTGGCCAGTCGTGACTCCTCGCACACGGCGATTCTCCCGCTGTACTTCCTACACCAGAACGGCATTCACCCGGACAAAGATCTGACCGTACTCCGCTTTGACACGGACGTGGGCAAACATGGCGACACAGGGACGAGTGAAGAAGAAGTCATACGCGCGGTCCTGAACCGCGAGGCCGACGCCGGCGCACTGGGCAAAGCGACCTGGGATGCGTATGTGGCCGCTGGACGGATCGATCCGCAAAAGCTGCGCATCTTCTGGACCAGTCCTGGCTACTGCCACTGCAATTTTACCGCCCGCGCGGACTTTCCAGCGGAACTCGCACAACGCTTCACCCAAGCGATTCTCGCTATGGACTACCAGCAGCCTGAGCAGAAACGGATCATGGACCTCGAAGGATTGACCCGCTGGATACCGGGCAGGACAGAGGGGTATCACGAACTGGAGGAAGAGGCGCGGGAACTTGGCATGCTTTCGTAA
- a CDS encoding outer membrane lipoprotein-sorting protein has protein sequence MIFQILIVTILFDIFFAPVQAETTRTWRTVSELSETERADIDLRVDMPRDARIPYLPAEKYPFSPPYTAEEMGYRAMEFPHMPRWSAFFVDGFGSITSSGFLQQAKTAGGALAVHADGLAGYLYATPPGGEYFRWLFQDTAPPESYGNQTLMVGYRTDQTFSTRLDSFFYSPSLRRVRRMPQPRRDDRYPNSVQTMDDITGRDAWEFSWHLLGVDVLYETVRFPNNRSTVTSAGASGAFSESPVNAFKMLGDEYPHYTAGGGIECYVVEATVREEWLPNYSTPKLLYWLDRHFFYPLRIESYDRDGKLIKLEVRTARLIRPELQERGYASFLTVYWDLDLDMMTYSFHDNFAPREWSEKDRAAFFTPDFMRRVWFLAPLKFVEEIRSPEEFYLRPHLDREKFPQNRRIEIPAELEERVRAQEEAGRLVFTSAVQARSR, from the coding sequence ATGATTTTTCAGATCCTCATAGTGACAATCCTCTTCGATATATTCTTTGCCCCTGTACAGGCAGAGACGACGCGCACGTGGCGAACCGTCAGTGAACTGTCTGAGACCGAACGCGCTGATATCGACCTGCGGGTTGATATGCCGCGAGATGCACGGATTCCCTATCTCCCGGCGGAGAAATACCCCTTCTCTCCTCCTTACACTGCCGAAGAAATGGGGTATCGAGCCATGGAGTTCCCGCACATGCCCCGGTGGTCCGCGTTCTTTGTTGACGGCTTTGGCTCGATTACCAGTAGCGGCTTTCTCCAGCAAGCGAAGACTGCCGGCGGTGCCCTCGCCGTTCATGCCGATGGGTTGGCGGGGTATCTCTACGCCACTCCTCCGGGCGGCGAGTATTTTCGCTGGCTCTTTCAGGATACTGCTCCGCCGGAAAGCTACGGCAATCAGACGCTCATGGTCGGCTATCGCACGGATCAAACATTTTCCACACGGCTCGATTCCTTCTTCTATTCGCCTTCACTGCGCCGGGTGCGTCGCATGCCCCAGCCGCGGCGGGACGACCGCTACCCCAATAGCGTCCAGACGATGGACGATATCACTGGCCGCGACGCCTGGGAGTTCTCCTGGCACCTGCTGGGCGTCGATGTGCTTTATGAGACCGTGCGTTTCCCCAATAACCGCTCGACGGTGACCTCGGCTGGAGCTAGCGGGGCCTTCAGCGAGTCGCCGGTCAACGCCTTTAAGATGCTGGGAGATGAATATCCGCATTACACTGCCGGAGGCGGGATTGAATGCTATGTCGTTGAGGCCACTGTCCGAGAAGAGTGGTTGCCCAACTACTCGACGCCTAAACTGCTCTATTGGCTCGATCGCCACTTCTTCTATCCTCTGCGGATCGAGAGCTATGATCGTGACGGAAAGCTGATCAAGCTCGAAGTCAGGACCGCTCGCCTGATCAGACCGGAGCTGCAAGAGCGAGGGTATGCGTCGTTTCTGACGGTCTATTGGGACCTCGACCTCGACATGATGACCTACAGCTTTCACGATAACTTCGCGCCCAGGGAGTGGTCGGAGAAAGACCGTGCGGCGTTCTTCACGCCGGACTTCATGCGCCGGGTATGGTTTCTAGCCCCGCTCAAGTTTGTGGAAGAAATCCGCTCCCCGGAGGAGTTCTATTTACGCCCGCACCTCGACCGGGAGAAGTTCCCCCAGAACCGGCGCATAGAAATCCCCGCTGAGCTGGAAGAGCGGGTTCGGGCTCAGGAGGAGGCTGGACGCTTGGTGTTCACCTCAGCAGTTCAAGCGCGATCGCGGTGA
- a CDS encoding GFA family protein → MSGTTEQFEGGCLCGAVRFIATGEPKGIYWCHCQSCRRHTGAPVSVFVAFDCEAYTVTKGEITKFDSTPGRTRRGFCARCGSTLTCESLPGPAETHFHVGAFDQAARLQPRRQYFPEERLPWFHIAEA, encoded by the coding sequence ATGAGCGGCACGACTGAGCAGTTTGAAGGCGGCTGCCTGTGTGGGGCGGTCCGTTTTATCGCAACAGGTGAGCCGAAGGGGATATATTGGTGTCATTGCCAAAGTTGTCGAAGGCATACTGGCGCGCCGGTTTCTGTCTTCGTGGCATTCGACTGCGAGGCGTATACCGTTACCAAAGGCGAGATAACCAAGTTCGATTCTACGCCAGGGAGAACGCGGCGCGGATTTTGCGCCCGGTGCGGGTCAACTTTGACTTGCGAAAGTCTCCCTGGGCCGGCGGAAACGCATTTCCATGTCGGTGCGTTCGATCAAGCCGCACGGCTTCAGCCGAGGAGACAGTATTTTCCAGAGGAACGCCTGCCGTGGTTCCACATCGCCGAGGCATAA
- a CDS encoding glutathione S-transferase N-terminal domain-containing protein, whose product MKLFTYATSPYARKVRMALDYKGVSYEPLERCYSIDRKEDLCRVNPRAEVPTLVLDDGRTITDSTIIAYARQSRTSRPWRRLCPNLDRSCRGFFFDVLTNPSRDRRIRS is encoded by the coding sequence ATGAAGCTCTTCACGTATGCGACCAGCCCGTATGCGCGCAAAGTCAGAATGGCGCTCGATTACAAGGGCGTGAGCTACGAGCCCCTTGAGCGCTGTTACTCCATTGACCGTAAAGAAGACTTGTGCCGCGTCAACCCGCGCGCCGAGGTGCCGACTTTGGTGCTCGACGATGGCCGGACGATCACGGACTCCACCATAATCGCGTACGCGCGGCAGTCGCGGACATCGCGTCCGTGGCGGCGGCTGTGCCCTAACCTTGATCGGAGCTGTCGCGGCTTCTTTTTCGACGTACTAACTAACCCAAGCCGAGATAGGAGGATCAGATCATGA
- a CDS encoding TetR/AcrR family transcriptional regulator, whose product MDILRQKPNTKRPDVVQAATSLFAARGINGVSMRDIAEAAGVREAAIYRHFVSKEELAREIFLSWYGWYCTELQRIMTGSASALDQLREIVRHEFAAATDHSHAFVYFCENEARFVPELPAGVLSARRIFTAFMKAGQARGDVRTASPELLADMVSGALCAVALTWLRTGRRKKLEAQIAEVVEGCWRMMAA is encoded by the coding sequence ATGGATATTCTCCGACAAAAACCAAACACCAAACGACCAGATGTTGTACAGGCGGCCACCTCTCTCTTCGCCGCGCGGGGCATTAATGGCGTCAGCATGCGCGATATCGCCGAGGCGGCGGGAGTGCGAGAAGCGGCCATCTATCGCCATTTTGTGAGCAAAGAGGAGCTAGCCCGAGAAATCTTCCTGAGTTGGTACGGTTGGTACTGCACAGAACTCCAGCGAATCATGACCGGCTCTGCCAGCGCGTTGGATCAACTGCGGGAGATTGTTCGTCACGAGTTTGCGGCCGCGACGGACCATAGCCACGCCTTTGTCTATTTCTGCGAGAATGAAGCGCGGTTCGTGCCTGAGCTCCCTGCGGGAGTCCTCAGCGCGCGGCGGATTTTCACCGCGTTTATGAAAGCCGGGCAAGCCCGGGGAGACGTGAGAACGGCAAGCCCTGAGCTGCTGGCGGATATGGTAAGCGGCGCGTTGTGCGCGGTGGCGCTGACCTGGCTACGCACCGGACGACGGAAAAAGCTTGAGGCGCAGATTGCGGAGGTCGTGGAAGGCTGCTGGCGCATGATGGCGGCGTAA
- a CDS encoding TetR/AcrR family transcriptional regulator, giving the protein MARTIPPDRLAQLVQCATVVFIAQGYQRTQMADIAATLRVAKGTLYLYVESKDALFDLVLRCADAERPFAHLPSLPVPTPKPGATLQYVRERLAANQTLPALAAALTRQRVTDARTELAAIVRELYDTLARNRQGITLLDRSARDHPELAALWFEGARGGVMAMLTQYLETRIRRKLLRPAPDIAMAARLLLETVVFWAVHRHWDPHPQTVDDAVARETVIQFIVNALAPE; this is encoded by the coding sequence ATGGCTCGGACCATTCCCCCCGATCGACTGGCGCAGTTGGTGCAATGCGCCACCGTGGTGTTTATCGCACAGGGGTACCAGCGTACCCAGATGGCCGACATCGCGGCCACGTTAAGGGTGGCGAAAGGGACCCTGTATCTCTACGTCGAAAGCAAGGACGCACTCTTCGATCTTGTTCTCCGCTGTGCAGATGCTGAGCGCCCATTTGCGCACCTTCCCTCGCTGCCTGTCCCCACCCCTAAGCCAGGCGCGACACTGCAGTACGTGCGTGAACGGCTCGCGGCGAACCAAACCTTACCAGCACTGGCTGCGGCCCTGACGCGTCAGCGGGTAACGGATGCGCGGACGGAACTGGCCGCGATCGTTCGCGAACTGTACGACACGCTCGCGCGCAACCGGCAGGGCATTACGCTCCTTGATCGCTCGGCGCGGGACCATCCTGAGCTGGCTGCTTTGTGGTTTGAAGGGGCGAGAGGCGGCGTGATGGCTATGCTCACTCAGTATCTGGAAACCCGGATACGCCGCAAACTCTTGCGTCCGGCGCCCGATATCGCCATGGCGGCGCGTCTGCTGTTGGAGACGGTCGTGTTTTGGGCCGTTCATCGTCATTGGGACCCCCATCCACAGACGGTGGATGACGCGGTGGCGCGGGAAACGGTGATCCAGTTCATCGTGAACGCCTTGGCACCGGAGTGA
- a CDS encoding class I SAM-dependent methyltransferase, translating to MRRPEFIARQAGCPSGLFGRFFVWIMAAETAAVNEKALELLELKPNDRVLEVGFGHGRTLARAAALVPAGFVAGIDVSEEMVRMARRRNRQCIKEGRVEAQLADGVRIPYPDECFDRVFAVHTLYFWHDPRVHLQEIYRVMKPGARFVLGFSPKEDERTVVNFPATVYRFYTSGEVHSMFEEAGFIEVHMVCYQISSRDIVLGVAHRRTCESTAAMVKNES from the coding sequence ATGCGACGCCCTGAGTTTATTGCCCGTCAAGCCGGCTGCCCAAGCGGCTTGTTTGGTCGATTCTTTGTTTGGATCATGGCGGCGGAGACCGCTGCCGTAAACGAGAAAGCCCTCGAACTGCTCGAACTCAAACCCAACGATCGCGTGCTGGAAGTCGGGTTCGGGCATGGCCGCACGCTCGCACGGGCCGCAGCCTTAGTCCCAGCGGGATTCGTGGCTGGCATTGATGTGTCGGAAGAAATGGTGCGGATGGCCAGACGCCGGAACCGACAGTGTATCAAGGAGGGCCGGGTCGAGGCGCAACTTGCCGACGGTGTACGAATCCCCTATCCTGATGAGTGCTTCGATCGCGTGTTCGCCGTTCACACCCTGTACTTCTGGCATGATCCGCGCGTCCATCTTCAGGAAATCTATCGGGTGATGAAACCCGGTGCGCGTTTCGTTCTCGGCTTCAGCCCCAAAGAAGACGAGCGAACAGTAGTGAATTTCCCAGCAACGGTTTACCGATTTTACACGAGTGGAGAAGTCCACAGCATGTTCGAGGAAGCCGGTTTCATCGAAGTTCACATGGTCTGTTACCAGATTTCATCGAGGGATATCGTGCTCGGGGTGGCGCATCGTAGGACTTGCGAGAGTACAGCAGCGATGGTGAAAAATGAGAGCTAA
- a CDS encoding sodium:calcium antiporter has product MILSIVFFVIGLGLVISFAERLVKGALGTSLGFGVSPFLVSVIFIGFDPENLVVGAVGAFEGVAGIALGSIIGAAMVAVALAFGITALCAPMAFEQAPKQILVVPILAGLLLGLLCLDGQLSRGDGAVLLLGFVLAIFYLMRLSKRGLDISPTGEVAETLEETEEKGKWRSLGQLVLSLVAIVVGSEMLVASSGTIIASLGLSDTVFGMTILALLVSIEELARELPAALQGRPEISFGNVVGSILAFFLCNAGIIAVVQPVPVSDQVLRFYLPLCLLTILVVSLLMLRKQIPRWAGAVLVSLYVLFVVGGYIE; this is encoded by the coding sequence ATGATCCTCTCTATCGTGTTCTTTGTGATCGGACTGGGATTGGTCATCTCCTTTGCTGAGCGGCTTGTCAAAGGCGCTCTTGGTACATCCTTAGGCTTTGGCGTTTCCCCCTTCCTGGTCAGCGTCATCTTCATTGGCTTTGACCCCGAAAATCTTGTGGTGGGAGCGGTTGGGGCGTTTGAAGGGGTCGCGGGCATCGCACTCGGTTCGATTATCGGCGCGGCAATGGTCGCAGTTGCCCTCGCTTTTGGCATCACGGCGCTGTGTGCTCCCATGGCATTTGAGCAAGCGCCAAAGCAGATCCTCGTCGTGCCGATCTTGGCCGGGTTGCTTCTGGGTCTCTTATGCCTGGATGGGCAGCTCTCGCGCGGAGATGGCGCCGTACTGCTCCTGGGGTTTGTGCTCGCTATTTTTTATCTGATGCGACTGAGTAAACGAGGACTCGATATCAGTCCCACAGGAGAGGTCGCTGAAACCCTCGAAGAGACGGAAGAGAAGGGCAAGTGGAGGTCATTGGGTCAGCTCGTCCTCTCACTCGTCGCTATCGTCGTTGGGAGTGAAATGCTGGTTGCCAGTTCCGGGACTATCATTGCCAGCCTCGGTCTCTCCGATACGGTCTTTGGCATGACCATCCTGGCATTGCTGGTGAGTATTGAGGAGTTGGCACGGGAACTGCCTGCAGCGCTGCAGGGCCGGCCAGAGATCAGTTTTGGCAATGTAGTCGGTTCTATTTTGGCGTTCTTTTTATGCAATGCAGGGATCATTGCTGTGGTGCAGCCCGTTCCCGTCAGTGACCAAGTCCTGAGATTCTATCTTCCTCTGTGTTTGCTCACCATCCTCGTCGTGTCGCTGCTTATGCTGCGCAAGCAGATTCCTCGTTGGGCAGGAGCAGTTCTGGTGAGCTTATATGTGTTGTTCGTCGTTGGGGGCTATATCGAGTGA